From Heliomicrobium gestii, one genomic window encodes:
- a CDS encoding iron-containing alcohol dehydrogenase encodes MPPVSIVGVNCLDEIAEYIRPMRVRKALVISDRVLADTGLVNKLTNVLDNLNIAYLLYTEVKPNPTVENVEQGLKLYRDHLCDFLVSFGGGSPHDCAKAIALLATNGGQITDYVGSNRSKQPAAPLVAINTTAGTGSEVTRFCVITDEKRHVKMAIDDWHVTPLIAVNDAALMTGMPPGLTAATGMDALTHAIEAFVSTQSTPVTDCKALKAIELIAGNLPQAFYNGNDMQARVMMTYAEYLAGIAFNSASLGYVHALAHQLGGFYNFPHGLCNALLLPAVCAYNLPAATAKYGRIAEAMGAATSVSPPQEAALAAIGAIRRLQQELKLPTRLCELKGFEERHIPTLAANALQDVCGLTNPRRASQAELEAILRALL; translated from the coding sequence ATGCCGCCGGTCAGCATCGTCGGCGTCAACTGCCTGGATGAGATCGCCGAGTACATCCGACCGATGCGCGTGCGCAAGGCCCTCGTCATCAGCGACCGCGTGCTGGCGGACACAGGGTTGGTAAACAAGCTGACCAACGTCCTGGACAACCTGAATATCGCCTATCTCCTTTACACAGAGGTCAAGCCCAACCCCACCGTGGAAAACGTGGAACAGGGGTTGAAGCTGTATCGGGACCATCTTTGTGATTTCCTCGTTTCTTTCGGCGGCGGCTCCCCGCACGACTGTGCGAAAGCCATCGCCCTGCTGGCGACGAACGGCGGACAGATCACCGATTATGTGGGTTCAAACAGATCGAAGCAACCGGCGGCGCCGCTCGTGGCGATCAACACGACAGCCGGCACAGGCAGCGAAGTCACCCGATTTTGCGTCATCACCGACGAGAAGCGCCATGTCAAAATGGCCATCGATGATTGGCATGTGACACCCCTGATCGCTGTCAATGACGCCGCTCTGATGACCGGTATGCCGCCCGGACTGACAGCAGCGACCGGCATGGATGCCCTCACCCATGCCATTGAAGCCTTTGTGTCGACTCAATCGACACCGGTGACCGACTGCAAGGCGCTGAAAGCGATCGAACTGATCGCCGGCAATCTGCCGCAGGCGTTCTACAACGGAAACGATATGCAGGCGCGGGTGATGATGACCTATGCCGAATACCTGGCCGGCATCGCCTTCAACAGCGCCAGCCTCGGCTATGTTCACGCCCTGGCCCATCAACTGGGCGGGTTCTACAATTTTCCCCACGGACTCTGCAACGCGCTCCTGCTGCCGGCAGTCTGCGCCTACAACCTGCCGGCGGCGACGGCCAAGTATGGGCGCATCGCAGAAGCGATGGGGGCGGCCACATCTGTATCTCCTCCCCAGGAGGCGGCGCTCGCGGCCATCGGAGCGATCCGCCGCCTGCAACAGGAACTCAAGCTCCCGACACGCCTCTGCGAACTGAAAGGGTTCGAAGAACGCCACATCCCCACACTCGCAGCAAACGCCCTGCAGGATGTC
- a CDS encoding AzlD domain-containing protein, producing the protein MRSDIFLIIAGMAGVTFLTRFGALGLYRFMPPWLEKWLKYVPTAVLTILIAPALLMPAGRIDLSLHNDYLLAGLVAGLVAYKTSNVTATLGLSMAVMFSLRWWHI; encoded by the coding sequence GTGCGCAGTGACATCTTCCTGATCATCGCCGGCATGGCTGGGGTCACTTTTCTCACCCGCTTTGGCGCCTTGGGGCTCTACCGGTTCATGCCACCCTGGCTGGAAAAGTGGCTCAAATACGTCCCCACGGCGGTTTTGACCATCCTGATCGCGCCGGCGCTGCTGATGCCGGCTGGGCGTATCGACCTTTCTCTCCATAACGATTACCTTTTGGCAGGGCTGGTGGCTGGACTGGTCGCCTACAAGACAAGCAACGTGACGGCTACATTGGGCTTGTCCATGGCGGTCATGTTTTCACTGCGGTGGTGGCACATCTAG
- a CDS encoding AzlC family ABC transporter permease translates to MDTEKTVALGQVVLSAGELGLAVRDTLPILVGIIPFGITCGIMGPTAGLSPMETVMMSALVFAGASQFVAMSMIGAGITGWGVIVLTTLLVNLRHLLMGASLAPHMSRLPLPMQALLSFGLVDESYAVTVGRMLHKGYSATYQLGASATMYLTWLGSTAAGVMLGSRFPDPLAWGLDFAMAATFLVLLIPRLTDPIQRKVCATAAVMALLGASLLPGKWYIIVACLTASAAGAYLEGRKTSAQ, encoded by the coding sequence ATGGATACGGAGAAAACAGTCGCCTTGGGCCAAGTCGTTCTCTCTGCCGGCGAGTTGGGTCTGGCGGTGCGGGACACCCTGCCCATCCTGGTGGGCATCATCCCCTTCGGCATCACCTGCGGCATCATGGGACCTACGGCGGGGCTATCACCAATGGAGACGGTGATGATGTCGGCGCTTGTCTTCGCCGGGGCTTCCCAGTTTGTGGCCATGTCCATGATCGGCGCCGGGATCACCGGTTGGGGCGTCATCGTGCTGACGACACTGCTTGTCAACCTGCGCCACCTGCTGATGGGCGCGTCCCTGGCGCCGCACATGTCCCGCCTGCCTTTGCCCATGCAGGCGCTGCTGTCCTTCGGTCTCGTTGATGAATCCTACGCGGTGACGGTGGGCCGGATGCTCCACAAGGGGTATAGCGCCACCTACCAGTTGGGAGCGAGCGCCACCATGTATCTCACCTGGCTCGGTTCGACAGCCGCCGGCGTGATGCTGGGAAGCCGGTTTCCCGATCCGCTGGCTTGGGGCCTCGACTTCGCCATGGCGGCCACTTTTTTGGTTCTGCTCATCCCCCGCCTCACCGATCCTATCCAGCGCAAGGTTTGCGCCACCGCCGCTGTCATGGCGCTCCTCGGCGCTTCCCTCCTCCCCGGAAAATGGTACATCATCGTGGCCTGCCTGACGGCCAGCGCGGCAGGCGCATACCTGGAAGGGAGGAAGACCAGTGCGCAGTGA
- the pdxR gene encoding MocR-like pyridoxine biosynthesis transcription factor PdxR codes for MDASNWFSDAKLDAQSSEPLYQQIADMIIKKIRHHVLAPGTKLPPERELAALFDVSRTTAINAYRALERQGWVRTRVGSGTYVERHATDNGGRREADEFKGAAPLMPWMELFAARPQSPLSTILRDLVAAPLAEDNIALAAGMADPNTFPIATMQRLFAEQAGETAPSDFGHIPTEGYGPLRHAIATGLAVKGIDVTGEQVMTFAGSQNGLYLLARVMLEPGDYVIVEAPTFIGAVQVFQGAGARLLSLPVSEGLDLALLEDYLIRYRPKFFYINPTFHNPTGRVLSERLRRDLLEVAARYRLVIVEDDAYSELFYHQPPPPPLKAADGYGGVVYLNTFSKLLFPGLRVGYLAASPTLINRLALEKQYIDLHTSNISQWLLHGYLKSGELPGHANRVRALYKKRRDALAQALRQYCGNDLSFSIPDGGFYLWCRIEGPLTARDLLHEAIKGGVSFVPGDAFYRTPEMGGQQFRLCFTTHPEPLLAEAARRIGDTLRRMTKTRRPAAGSVAVQPII; via the coding sequence ATGGATGCCTCCAATTGGTTTTCTGACGCGAAATTGGACGCTCAATCATCAGAGCCGCTTTACCAGCAGATCGCCGATATGATCATCAAAAAAATCCGCCACCATGTCCTGGCCCCGGGAACGAAGCTGCCGCCGGAACGGGAACTGGCGGCTCTCTTTGATGTGAGCCGCACGACGGCCATCAACGCCTACCGGGCCCTGGAGCGGCAGGGCTGGGTAAGAACCCGCGTGGGCAGCGGCACCTATGTGGAGCGACATGCCACGGACAACGGCGGCAGAAGGGAAGCTGACGAGTTCAAGGGCGCAGCCCCCTTGATGCCATGGATGGAGTTGTTTGCCGCCCGTCCGCAGTCTCCCTTATCGACGATCCTGCGCGACCTCGTGGCGGCGCCGCTGGCAGAAGATAATATTGCCCTCGCTGCCGGGATGGCCGATCCGAATACTTTCCCCATCGCAACGATGCAGCGTCTTTTCGCGGAGCAGGCCGGCGAAACGGCGCCAAGCGATTTTGGTCACATACCGACCGAAGGCTATGGGCCCCTTCGCCATGCCATCGCCACAGGTTTGGCGGTCAAGGGGATCGATGTGACCGGCGAGCAGGTGATGACCTTCGCCGGTTCCCAGAACGGGTTGTACCTGCTGGCGCGGGTTATGTTGGAGCCGGGAGACTATGTCATCGTCGAAGCGCCTACATTTATCGGCGCTGTCCAGGTCTTTCAAGGCGCCGGGGCGCGCCTGCTCTCTCTCCCTGTCAGTGAAGGGCTCGACCTGGCGCTCTTGGAGGATTACCTGATCCGCTACCGGCCCAAGTTCTTTTATATCAACCCCACCTTCCACAACCCAACCGGCCGGGTGCTTTCGGAAAGGTTGCGCCGTGACCTGCTTGAAGTAGCAGCCCGCTATCGACTGGTCATCGTCGAAGATGATGCCTATAGCGAGTTATTCTACCACCAGCCGCCGCCACCACCGTTAAAAGCTGCTGACGGATATGGCGGCGTTGTCTACCTAAACACGTTTTCGAAATTGCTCTTTCCAGGTCTGCGGGTCGGTTACCTGGCCGCGTCACCGACACTGATCAACCGGCTGGCATTGGAAAAACAGTATATCGATCTCCATACAAGCAACATCAGCCAGTGGTTGCTTCATGGCTACCTCAAAAGCGGCGAACTGCCCGGCCATGCGAACCGAGTGCGGGCGCTCTATAAAAAACGCCGGGACGCCCTGGCCCAGGCGCTCCGGCAGTACTGCGGCAACGATTTGTCTTTTTCCATTCCTGACGGCGGCTTTTACCTCTGGTGCCGGATCGAGGGGCCCCTAACCGCCCGTGATCTGCTGCACGAAGCGATCAAAGGGGGGGTGTCCTTCGTGCCCGGTGACGCCTTTTACAGGACGCCGGAAATGGGGGGGCAGCAGTTCCGGCTTTGCTTCACCACTCACCCCGAACCCCTTCTGGCGGAGGCGGCGAGACGGATCGGCGATACATTGCGGCGAATGACGAAGACGAGGCGACCGGCGGCTGGATCGGTTGCGGTGCAACCGATCATTTAA
- a CDS encoding MFS transporter: MNSTKRITALAFMIFLFNGVICMLPGVVVIAVAKSFHVETHVIGYIYTLFVLGNAAAVQLNGKLLDKVDIRWELIGASVVTLFSVAMMTVTESLVLFAVMMLFFGLANGLYISAASYFIVSLYEDKNRSAKMSLLHFFFSAGAIVSPLSAGLLLERGVSWQTIYLYALSLLILLLIIIWITPVQVRQQEGQKAAPSKERWEWTIYAVAMSLFCYLIAEGSFLFWAPTYFVEYLHTDAAKAGSLLSLFWLFMAVGRGLSGIVLKKIAVETYILACSFFAFTASMVVLYSANFFLLIIAISGMGLGFSGLYAAILSYGTQQRPYPSARLMSMIMTAGYIGGMTASPFSSFLKQQLDLKASLTIAESFMALVFALIGVTALSIHRRKRG; the protein is encoded by the coding sequence ATGAACTCAACGAAGCGAATCACCGCCCTGGCCTTCATGATTTTCCTGTTCAACGGCGTCATCTGCATGCTGCCCGGCGTTGTCGTCATCGCCGTTGCGAAGAGTTTCCACGTCGAAACCCATGTCATCGGTTACATCTACACCCTCTTCGTCTTGGGCAACGCAGCCGCTGTCCAGTTAAACGGCAAACTGCTGGACAAAGTGGACATCCGCTGGGAACTGATCGGGGCCTCTGTGGTCACCCTCTTCAGCGTCGCCATGATGACCGTAACCGAAAGCCTGGTTCTCTTTGCCGTGATGATGCTTTTTTTCGGACTCGCCAACGGGCTCTACATCTCAGCAGCGAGCTACTTCATCGTCAGTTTATATGAAGACAAAAACCGCTCCGCGAAAATGAGCCTGCTCCACTTCTTTTTCAGCGCCGGCGCCATCGTCTCGCCGCTCAGCGCCGGTCTGCTGCTGGAACGGGGTGTGTCATGGCAGACCATCTACCTCTATGCGCTGTCTCTCCTGATCTTGCTCCTGATCATCATCTGGATCACCCCGGTTCAAGTTCGACAACAGGAGGGGCAAAAAGCGGCGCCGTCAAAAGAACGGTGGGAATGGACGATCTACGCCGTCGCCATGAGCCTTTTCTGCTACCTCATCGCCGAGGGGAGTTTTCTCTTCTGGGCGCCCACCTACTTTGTCGAGTATCTCCATACCGACGCCGCCAAGGCCGGTTCCCTTTTGTCCCTGTTCTGGCTCTTCATGGCTGTCGGGCGGGGACTCTCGGGCATTGTCCTTAAAAAAATCGCCGTAGAAACCTATATCCTGGCCTGTTCCTTTTTTGCCTTCACAGCTTCTATGGTTGTTCTCTACAGCGCCAACTTCTTCCTCCTCATTATCGCCATCAGCGGCATGGGATTGGGCTTCTCCGGCCTTTACGCGGCGATCCTCTCCTACGGTACACAGCAGCGCCCCTATCCATCGGCCAGGTTAATGTCAATGATCATGACCGCCGGGTATATCGGCGGCATGACGGCTAGTCCCTTCTCCAGTTTTCTGAAGCAGCAATTGGATTTGAAGGCGTCGCTGACGATTGCGGAGAGCTTCATGGCCCTTGTTTTTGCGCTGATCGGAGTGACAGCCCTATCCATTCACAGGCGAAAAAGAGGATGA
- a CDS encoding DUF2238 domain-containing protein — protein MLVSLIFLWSGINPYDRFTWILEVFPAVIGLAALALTYRRFPLTTFSYTLIAIHMVILMIGGHYTYAKVPFFDWLRDSFDLGRNHYDRLGHLAQGFIPAILAREILLRLSPLRRGGFLSLLIPCVCLAISAFYELIEWWVALATGTAAEAFLGTQGDVWDTQSDMAMALLGSLLALLTLSNRHDKAMAVLAEGREKG, from the coding sequence ATGTTGGTTTCTCTCATCTTTCTCTGGTCAGGCATTAATCCCTACGATCGATTCACCTGGATCCTTGAGGTGTTCCCGGCGGTGATTGGCCTGGCGGCGCTGGCGCTGACATACCGGCGCTTCCCGTTGACCACCTTTAGTTACACCTTGATCGCCATTCACATGGTGATCCTGATGATCGGCGGTCATTACACCTATGCCAAGGTGCCTTTTTTCGACTGGCTGCGCGACAGCTTCGACCTTGGGCGGAATCATTATGACCGCCTGGGCCACCTGGCGCAGGGGTTCATCCCGGCCATTCTGGCCCGGGAAATCCTGCTGCGTTTATCGCCCCTGCGCCGGGGAGGGTTTCTGTCCCTGCTGATCCCATGTGTCTGCCTCGCCATCAGCGCTTTTTATGAACTGATCGAGTGGTGGGTGGCGCTGGCGACAGGCACAGCGGCGGAGGCTTTTCTTGGCACCCAGGGCGATGTCTGGGACACCCAGTCCGACATGGCGATGGCGCTCCTCGGCTCCCTGTTGGCGTTGCTCACCCTATCGAATCGCCATGACAAGGCGATGGCCGTGTTGGCCGAGGGGAGGGAAAAGGGCTGA
- a CDS encoding histidine kinase, whose product MALFLLLRLPFFRSLIQRRLVGERKLRLVFWFGLLAIAGSQAGAVVTVEPASALAPLSEVMGQWASMTADELSSQQAVGPASGLTLSYSHIPLLPMQANQAVLSLAGMSVIGAGLVGGLSVGFAVGAIAGLHLLSLGGAAAEVNAVTVVLMGLLTGWMARRSGESLLSGRPAFAVSLLVSLVAGVAMVMSQQFAGQRMPILAEAVLPAALINALAAAIFMEMLRIASREVEEVALETERALKLTEFTLSQLQQGLNAETGRAIAEAFMAELKTVAVTITDNKYVLVHVGIGEEEYPQGRLVHTQGSLKALETGKLQVVYHHEPYQHVYLDKLLRAAIVIPFSCSGQVIGLLKLYFYRSQDIRPYEIGLAQGLGKLISYQLSLLETEKKSLLLKDAELRMLQAQINPHFLFNSLNAIVSLIRTNPGLARKMMLQLAEFMRMNLKRMDMPLVSLEEELRHLKAYIDIVQLRFADRLTICVDTEPDLSHYRIPPSTLQPLVENSIQHGLKDCSEGGRITVTIARHGCGVQVQVTDNGGGIPESLLSRLARQPLPSQKGNGIGVHNVSQRLASLLGTDSRLFFANLPEGGCEARFFLPDPKEGSVSDESDDRRRRATVS is encoded by the coding sequence GTGGCGCTCTTTTTGCTCCTGCGCCTGCCTTTTTTTCGCTCCCTCATCCAGCGCCGACTGGTCGGCGAGCGAAAGCTCCGCCTCGTTTTCTGGTTTGGGCTGTTGGCGATAGCCGGTTCACAGGCTGGCGCTGTCGTTACCGTAGAACCGGCATCGGCGTTGGCGCCCCTATCCGAAGTGATGGGGCAGTGGGCATCGATGACTGCTGATGAACTGTCGTCGCAACAGGCAGTCGGACCAGCGTCCGGGCTGACGTTATCCTACAGTCACATACCGCTCCTTCCCATGCAGGCGAATCAGGCGGTCCTTTCGCTGGCAGGGATGAGCGTCATCGGCGCCGGACTTGTCGGCGGATTGTCCGTCGGTTTTGCAGTGGGCGCCATCGCTGGCCTGCACCTGCTTTCCCTGGGTGGCGCGGCGGCGGAAGTCAACGCCGTCACTGTCGTGCTCATGGGTCTGTTGACGGGATGGATGGCTCGTCGCAGCGGCGAATCACTCCTGTCGGGGAGACCGGCCTTCGCCGTGAGCCTGCTCGTTTCCCTCGTGGCTGGCGTCGCTATGGTCATGAGCCAGCAGTTTGCCGGCCAAAGGATGCCGATTCTCGCCGAAGCGGTGCTCCCGGCCGCCCTCATCAACGCCCTGGCGGCAGCCATCTTCATGGAGATGCTCCGGATCGCCTCGCGGGAGGTCGAGGAGGTGGCGCTAGAGACGGAAAGAGCCCTCAAACTGACTGAGTTTACCCTTTCCCAACTGCAGCAGGGACTCAACGCCGAGACAGGCCGCGCCATTGCCGAAGCCTTTATGGCGGAGTTGAAAACGGTTGCCGTCACGATTACAGACAACAAGTATGTCCTCGTCCATGTGGGCATCGGCGAGGAGGAATATCCGCAAGGGCGGCTGGTTCATACCCAAGGCTCGTTGAAGGCCCTCGAAACGGGCAAGCTGCAAGTCGTCTATCACCATGAGCCGTACCAGCATGTCTATCTCGACAAGCTCCTGCGCGCCGCCATCGTCATCCCTTTTAGTTGCTCCGGTCAGGTGATCGGCCTGCTGAAACTCTATTTTTACCGTTCCCAAGACATTCGCCCCTATGAGATCGGCCTGGCTCAAGGCTTGGGGAAACTCATCTCCTACCAACTAAGCCTCCTGGAAACGGAAAAAAAGAGCCTGTTGCTGAAAGACGCGGAACTGCGCATGCTGCAGGCGCAGATCAACCCCCATTTTCTCTTCAACTCCCTCAACGCCATTGTTTCACTGATCCGGACAAACCCGGGATTGGCGCGCAAGATGATGCTGCAACTGGCCGAGTTCATGCGGATGAACCTGAAGCGGATGGACATGCCCCTTGTCTCATTGGAAGAGGAACTGCGGCACCTGAAGGCGTATATCGATATTGTTCAACTTCGTTTCGCTGATCGGTTGACCATCTGCGTCGACACAGAACCTGACCTGAGCCATTATCGCATTCCGCCGTCGACACTCCAGCCGCTTGTGGAAAACAGCATCCAGCATGGGTTGAAGGATTGTTCCGAAGGCGGCCGCATCACCGTGACGATCGCTCGTCACGGCTGCGGTGTACAGGTTCAGGTGACCGATAATGGCGGCGGGATCCCGGAATCCCTGCTCAGCCGCCTGGCTCGCCAGCCCTTGCCCAGCCAGAAGGGCAACGGCATCGGTGTCCACAATGTGAGCCAGCGGCTGGCTTCCCTGTTGGGGACGGATTCCCGGTTGTTCTTCGCCAACCTCCCCGAGGGGGGCTGTGAGGCGCGCTTCTTCCTACCGGATCCGAAGGAAGGGAGTGTGAGCGATGAAAGTGATGATCGTCGAAGACGAGCGACTGTCTCGTGA
- a CDS encoding LytR/AlgR family response regulator transcription factor has protein sequence MKVMIVEDERLSREELEHLLTQFEDVDLCPSARNGKELLRLQKEYQPELIFLDIEMPETNGVEAARQLAEATPPPLIVFTTAYEQYAVEAFGLCALDYLLKPFDEERLFESLERARQRLRERTPPKAPISNLLLEEGDRLVVVKPERIYFAEKEERRVVIHCDRGRFETRLTMQELQDKLSGHPFVRSHRSFLVNIDYVDEIEPWQNGTYNILLKGLDGIKIPVSRAAAKEVLQRLER, from the coding sequence ATGAAAGTGATGATCGTCGAAGACGAGCGACTGTCTCGTGAAGAACTGGAACACCTGTTGACACAGTTCGAAGATGTGGACCTCTGTCCGAGCGCCCGCAACGGCAAGGAACTCTTGCGCTTGCAAAAGGAGTATCAACCGGAACTCATTTTTCTCGATATTGAGATGCCGGAGACAAATGGTGTTGAGGCCGCTCGTCAATTGGCGGAGGCAACCCCGCCGCCGCTGATCGTCTTTACGACGGCCTACGAACAGTATGCCGTAGAGGCTTTCGGTCTGTGCGCCCTTGACTACCTGCTCAAGCCCTTTGACGAAGAGCGTCTCTTCGAGTCACTGGAGCGGGCGCGCCAGCGCCTGCGCGAACGGACGCCGCCGAAGGCGCCCATCAGCAACCTCCTCTTGGAGGAAGGCGATCGGTTGGTCGTCGTCAAGCCGGAGCGGATCTATTTTGCCGAGAAAGAGGAGCGGCGGGTGGTGATCCATTGTGACCGCGGTCGTTTTGAGACGCGGTTGACCATGCAGGAACTGCAGGATAAGCTGTCCGGTCATCCCTTCGTTCGCTCCCACCGCAGTTTTCTTGTCAATATCGACTATGTGGACGAGATTGAGCCCTGGCAGAATGGAACCTACAACATCCTGTTGAAAGGATTGGACGGGATAAAAATCCCGGTCAGCCGCGCCGCAGCGAAAGAGGTGCTCCAGCGATTGGAACGGTAG
- a CDS encoding DUF485 domain-containing protein: protein MGQPIITSAQEAHWKGAEKPREQETRWVEICESAEFRGLMAAKARFLIPTILFSFIYYFALPLSVGYFPEIMNKQVFGSINLAYLFALSQFFVAWAVAFLYARVAENSFDRTVNRIKEKLRGRGNP, encoded by the coding sequence ATGGGGCAACCGATTATTACGTCCGCGCAGGAAGCCCATTGGAAGGGCGCTGAGAAACCCCGGGAACAAGAAACACGCTGGGTGGAGATCTGCGAGAGCGCCGAGTTCCGAGGTCTGATGGCAGCGAAGGCGCGCTTTTTGATCCCGACCATTCTGTTCTCTTTTATCTATTACTTTGCCTTGCCGCTCAGTGTCGGCTATTTTCCGGAAATCATGAATAAACAGGTGTTCGGCTCCATCAACCTGGCCTACCTTTTTGCCCTTTCCCAATTCTTCGTCGCTTGGGCCGTCGCCTTTTTGTATGCTCGGGTGGCCGAAAACAGCTTTGACAGGACTGTCAACCGGATCAAAGAAAAATTGCGGGGGAGGGGCAACCCATGA
- a CDS encoding solute symporter family protein, whose amino-acid sequence MKWITYGLFALIVSITVGITYWAARRTKSASEFYAAGRSLSGVQNGFAIAGDYMSAASFLGIAGLIALNGYDGFLYSVGWLVAYISVLLIVAEPLRNSGKYTMADVLAYRLKPKPVRTAAAVSTLVISTFYLIAQMVGAGSLIQLLVGIPYETAIIIVGVMMVLYVAFGGMLATTWVQIVKAGLLMAGAIMLAVLVLAKFSFNPVAFFDAISAKHGQQFLEPGLLYKDPIEIVSLGLALVLGTAGMPHILMRFYTVPTAKTARMSVIWAMALIGVFYIMTTFLGFGASLFLDKAAITATDKGGNMAAPLLAQFLGGGAGTAGGEAMLAFIVAVAFATILAVVAGLTLAASSAFAHDFYVNVLKGGKVDEASQVKVARMATFGVGAVAILLGLLSKGQNVAHLVALAFAVASAANVPVVVYSVFWKKFNTGGAVTGIVVGLLSTLALVAVSPNYFPVKEALFPWKNPGIVSIPLGFLAAYVGSLLFAEPEAEAKFEELYVRANTGIGAEN is encoded by the coding sequence ATGAAGTGGATCACCTACGGCTTATTTGCGCTGATCGTATCGATCACCGTCGGCATCACCTACTGGGCGGCCCGGCGAACCAAATCGGCCTCTGAATTCTACGCCGCCGGCCGTTCCTTGAGCGGTGTGCAGAACGGATTCGCCATCGCCGGCGATTATATGAGCGCCGCCTCCTTCCTCGGCATCGCCGGTCTGATCGCCCTCAACGGCTATGACGGGTTTCTGTACTCTGTCGGTTGGCTTGTCGCCTACATCTCCGTCTTGTTGATCGTGGCCGAGCCGCTGCGCAACTCTGGAAAATACACGATGGCCGATGTCTTGGCCTATCGTTTAAAGCCGAAGCCTGTCCGCACTGCCGCTGCAGTAAGCACCCTGGTCATCTCCACCTTTTACCTGATCGCCCAGATGGTGGGTGCAGGAAGCCTGATTCAATTGCTGGTAGGCATCCCCTATGAGACGGCGATCATCATCGTCGGCGTCATGATGGTCCTCTACGTCGCGTTCGGCGGCATGCTGGCCACCACCTGGGTGCAGATCGTCAAAGCCGGTCTGTTGATGGCCGGCGCCATCATGCTGGCCGTGCTGGTCCTGGCGAAGTTCAGCTTCAACCCCGTCGCCTTTTTCGATGCCATCTCGGCGAAACATGGGCAACAATTTCTCGAACCGGGTCTGCTCTACAAGGATCCGATTGAAATCGTCTCCTTGGGACTGGCGCTCGTTCTTGGAACCGCCGGCATGCCCCACATCCTGATGCGTTTTTACACGGTGCCGACGGCCAAAACGGCGCGTATGTCCGTCATCTGGGCGATGGCGCTCATCGGCGTCTTCTACATCATGACGACCTTCCTCGGATTCGGCGCATCCCTGTTCCTCGATAAGGCGGCCATCACGGCAACCGACAAGGGCGGCAACATGGCGGCGCCGCTGCTCGCTCAATTCCTTGGCGGCGGGGCGGGCACCGCTGGCGGCGAGGCGATGCTGGCCTTCATCGTGGCCGTGGCCTTCGCCACCATCCTCGCCGTTGTGGCCGGGCTCACCCTGGCGGCTTCGAGCGCCTTCGCCCATGACTTCTATGTAAATGTCTTGAAGGGCGGCAAGGTCGATGAGGCCTCACAGGTCAAGGTTGCCCGCATGGCCACCTTCGGTGTCGGCGCCGTCGCCATCCTGCTGGGGCTGCTGTCGAAGGGGCAAAACGTGGCTCACCTGGTGGCGCTCGCCTTCGCTGTCGCTTCGGCGGCCAACGTGCCTGTCGTCGTCTACTCGGTCTTCTGGAAGAAGTTCAACACCGGCGGGGCCGTCACCGGGATCGTCGTCGGGTTGCTCTCCACCTTGGCCTTGGTGGCCGTTAGCCCCAACTACTTTCCGGTGAAGGAAGCCCTTTTCCCTTGGAAAAACCCCGGTATCGTCAGCATCCCCCTTGGATTCCTGGCTGCTTATGTGGGAAGCCTGCTCTTCGCTGAACCGGAAGCGGAGGCGAAGTTTGAGGAACTCTACGTGCGCGCCAACACCGGCATCGGCGCCGAGAATTGA